Proteins from one Anopheles nili chromosome 2, idAnoNiliSN_F5_01, whole genome shotgun sequence genomic window:
- the LOC128721361 gene encoding cytochrome P450 6a8-like, translating into MLVSGFLLVGLFYHNPLIAVAVFALVCLLYWLVKHNYKFWEIDGVPFPKPSILTGNLGPSLSLKKHISELASDWYHAYPNAPFVGYFKIFTPAIMVKDPVLVKNILTRDFECFANNDFLLDMRQDPLLSHDPFLVSGERWKRSRNLLTPSFTGAKIKQLFPIMESVANAFEAFIERHVSQELEAKEIAARFTTQNVVACTFSIDGDCFADSESEFRRMGKRVFETSLPATIKTMMAVFLPAVATLIPVPFLLKDVDEWIRSLVANLIIKRSTVDDRKAVAEDLLQSFLKNREKYDSTQTEITANALTIFLEGFETSSVVLGFALYRLAKSPEVQDRLHNEIRKQIDANDGKLDFDVIQQMEYLDWVLLETLRMHPPAATMHKVCTKKYIMRRGFRDNVGHDLGVYVREGTPILIPVLAIHMDPKYHPEPHRFDPERFSPDRKTVHPGTVYMPFGEGPRMCMGMRFAQAQVKLAIIKLILAYRVKVGSNDKPFVVDSRSFVYQARDGLRIMFERR; encoded by the exons ATGTTGGTTTCAGGGTTTCTACTGGTTGGCCTGTTCTACCATAATCCGCTTATAGCAGTTGCGGTTTTCGCACTTGTGTGTCTGCTTTACTGGCTGGTGAAACATAACTACAAGTTTTGGGAAATAGATGGTGTTCCGTTTCCAAAACCGTCAATACTGACTGGAAATCTAGGCCCCTCACTATCGCTAAAGAAGCACATATCGGAATTGGCTAGCGATTGGTATCA CGCCTACCCAAATGCTCCGTTCGTTGGTTactttaaaatatttacaccgGCAATAATGGTTAAAGATCCAGTTCTAGTCAAGAATATACTCACGCGCGATTTCGAATGTTTCGCCAACAACGACTTCCTGCTGGATATGCGACAAGATCCTTTACTATCCCACGATCCCTTTTTAGTGTCAGGAGAACGTTGGAAACGATCCAGAAATTTGCTAACACCATCATTCACCGGGGCAAAGATTAAACAGCTCTTCCCAATCATGGAATCGGTGGCTAATGCCTTTGAAGCATTTATCGAACGTCATGTGTCGCAGGAGCTTGAGGCCAAAGAG ATAGCTGCGCGCTTTACGACCCAAAATGTAGTAGCATGCACGTTTAGCATCGATGGTGATTGTTTTGCCGATAGCGAGAGTGAGTTCCGGCGTATGGGCAAGAGAGTCTTCGAAACATCACTACCGGCGACAATCAAAACGATGATGGCGGTGTTTCTGCCTGCAGTAGCCACATTGATTCCTGTGCC GTTTCTGCTGAAAGACGTTGACGAATGGATTCGATCGCTTGTAGCCAATCTTATAATAAAAAGATCCACCGTTGACGATAGAAAGGCTGTAGCTGAAGACTTGTTGCAGTCTTTTCTCAAGAATAGAGAAAAATACG ACTCCACCCAAACCGAAATTACCGCCAATGCGTTGACCATCTTTCTCGAAGGATTTGAGACATCAAGTGTCGTTTTGGGATTTGCTCTGTATAGA CTTGCTAAAAGCCCCGAAGTCCAAGATAGGTTACATAATGAAATACGCAAACAAATCGACGCTAATGACGGAAAGCTGGACTTTGATGTGATTCAACAGATGGAGTACTTGGATTGGGTGCTACTTGAAACATTGCGGATGCATCCTCCAGCCGCGACAATGCATAAGGTCTGCACTAAGAAGTACATTATGCGACGAGGGTTTCGGGACAACGTGGGACATGATTTGGGTGTATACGTACGCGAAGGAACACCGATTTTGATTCCGGTTCTGGCAATAcacat GGACCCCAAATACCATCCGGAACCGCATCGGTTTGACCCAGAACGATTTAGCCCGGATCGAAAAACAGTGCATCCCGGTACGGTATATATGCCTTTTGGAGAAGGTCCACGAATGTGCATGGGCATGCGATTTGCTCAGGCGCAGGTGAAGCTGGCAATTATCAAGCTCATTTTGGCTTATCGCGTGAAAGTAGGTTCGAACGACAAACCTTTTGTCGTTGACTCTCGCTCATTCGTCTACCAAGCAAGAGACGGTTTACGAATAATGTTTGAACGACGATAA
- the LOC128725768 gene encoding pickpocket protein 28-like, whose product MHPTTKRPHRPIREEVFREYCATSSIHGVRYFDKIERTSCERFWWVLVFLLSMGGCGVMIYKAYVKWNQAPIIVTFSEKTTPVWEVKFPAVTICPETKVPSAKLNFTAEINALSDVTLNRTVNEEIVGQLKVVAQLCNPIFHSNHYFLNFINGTREDDVVNMLKNMALPRYKVIGMCIYDDQYNKCEEYLKETLTEEGLCYSFNMISESAIFRKSALHTNHNYMENWLEFANGDMETPLHARGAGMHAGFSMYLIESKADIDYMCTVSTNHPITFLFSMQGFSQGYKLMLHEANEYPQVSKRNIRIPLSHEISIALKPQMIVTSPSAADYGWEKRQCFFNKERHLQFFQIYNQENCELECLTNLTLVLCGCVRFSMPRANETKVCPLYMWDCMFQARSLFRQHDNASHPEEVLGIFANCNCLPACSSVHYDAEITQSSLDVNKFLDANKLRTSKANDIIITTLEIYFKESHFITSKRSELYGLVDFLANCGGLLGLFMGVSILSLLEICYFIAIRPFSINKRRALRGDNKEKEVSNSLLAVVSKAD is encoded by the exons ATGCACCCGACCACCAAACGGCCACACAGACCGATAAGGGAAGAAGTGTTTCGAGAGTATTGTGCTACCAGTTCAATCCATGGTGTTCGTTACTTCGACAAAATCGAGCGAACTTCTTGTGAAAG gttttggtgggttttggttttcttgctatcgatgggtgggtgtggcGTAATGATATATAAAGCCTACGTAAAATGGAACCAGGCGCCGATAATAGTAACATTTTCcgagaaaacaacccccgtgTGGGAAGTGAAATTTCCTGCGGTTACGATCTGCCCCGAAACCAAAGTACCATCTGCGAAACTAAACTTTACCGCCGAAATAAACGCGCTGTCGGATGTCACTTTGAACCGTACGGTAAATGAGGAAAT cGTTGGCCAGCTTAAGGTGGTAGCTCAGCTGTGCAATCCAATCTTTCATTCCAACCattattttcttaattttatAAACGGCACCAGAGAAGATGACGTCGTAAATATGCTAAAAAATATGGCTCTACCCAGGTATAAAGTCATCGGAATGTGCATATACGACGATCAGTACAACAAGTGCGAGGAGTATTTAAAGGAAACCCTCACAGAGGAAGGTCTTTGCTACTCTTTCAATATGATATCTGAATCTGCTATATTTCGTAAAAGTGCTCTTCACACCAACCACAACTACATGGAGAATTGGTTGGAATTTGCAAATGGTGATATGGAAACCCCATTACATGCTCGTGGTGCAGGAATGCACGCAGGATTTTCGATGTACCTAATCGAATCCAAAGCGGACATAGACTATATGTGCACCGTAAGTACGAACCATCC TATTACTTTTCTATTTTCCATGCAGGGCTTCTCACAAGGCTACAAACTAATGCTGCATGAGGCGAATGAATATCCGCAGGTTTCCAAACGCAACATTCGCATACCCTTGAGCCATGAGATTTCGATCGCCTTAAAGCCCCAGATGATTGTTACATCACCTTCGGCAGCCGATTACGGCTGGGAAAAAAGGCAGTGTTTCTTCAACAAAGAGCGccatttgcaatttttccaaATTTACAACCAGGAAAACTGTGAGCTTGAATGTCTGACGAACTTAACCTTGGTACTGTGTggttgcgttcgattttcgatgccacgtgcaaacgaaacaaaagtcTGCCCGCTATACATGTGGGACTGCATGTTTCAGGCTCGATCGCTTTTTCGACAACACGATAATGCTTCCCACCCTGAAGAAGTGTTGGGTATTTTTGCGAACTGTAACTGCTTGCCTGCGTGCAGCTCGGTTCACTATGACGCAGAAATTACCCAATCCTCGCTAGATGTAAACAAGTTCTTAGATGCAAACAAATTGAGAACATCGAAAGCGAATGA catcatcatcaccaccctggaaatttattttaaggAGTCACACTTTATCACATCGAAACGATCGGAACTCTACGGATTAGTGGACTTTTTGGCGAACTGTGGAGGGCTGTTGGGATTGTTTATGGGTGTAAGCATTCTAAGCCTTTTGGAAATATGCTACTTCATAGCGATACGTCCATTTTCGATAAACAAGAGGCGGGCTTTGCGCGGGGATAATAAGGAGAAAGAAGTCAGCAATTCTCTGCTTGCTGTTGTTTCTAAAGCAGATTAG